In Patescibacteria group bacterium, one genomic interval encodes:
- a CDS encoding CxxC-x17-CxxC domain-containing protein encodes MYDVTSMNLTCAQCGTAITELPFQPSSDRPVYCRDCNRQRREKFSRNRY; translated from the coding sequence ATGTATGACGTAACGAGCATGAATCTCACTTGCGCGCAATGCGGAACGGCAATCACCGAGCTCCCATTTCAGCCGTCATCCGATCGCCCTGTCTATTGCAGAGATTGCAATCGACAGCGCCGCGAAAAGTTTTCTCGAAATCGGTACTAA